The Clostridiaceae bacterium HFYG-1003 genome includes a window with the following:
- a CDS encoding cobyric acid synthase, with product MTKNLMILGTSSGAGKSTVVSGLCRIFRQDGFQTVPFKSQNMSNNSHLLPDGREMARSQAIAAYACGVEPNADMNPILLKFGPSGLEVYVQGRFSGKMDSSTYRRDQSSLWQAILESYHRLADPADLVILEGAGSPVEMNLKPGDLANLDVAARVQAPCLLVADIDRGGMFASVYGTLMLMTPQERRLIRGIILNRLRGQSDSFAQVRQSLEEIIGLPVVGMLPYAAIALEDEDSLIDAATGEKGVQTHEAMDQEFDRLADLFREHLDLEAIRRIIEEGVV from the coding sequence ATGACAAAAAATCTGATGATCCTTGGCACCTCATCCGGTGCGGGGAAATCTACAGTAGTGAGCGGTCTGTGCCGGATTTTCCGACAGGACGGCTTTCAGACCGTGCCTTTTAAATCACAAAATATGTCAAACAACAGCCACTTGCTGCCGGACGGCAGGGAAATGGCGCGGTCCCAGGCCATTGCCGCTTATGCCTGCGGGGTCGAACCCAATGCGGACATGAACCCGATTTTGCTGAAATTTGGGCCGAGCGGTCTGGAGGTCTACGTGCAGGGGAGATTTTCCGGAAAGATGGATTCCTCCACTTACCGCAGGGATCAATCAAGCCTGTGGCAGGCCATTTTGGAATCATACCATCGCCTGGCAGATCCAGCGGACCTGGTCATTCTGGAGGGGGCGGGCAGTCCGGTCGAAATGAATCTGAAGCCAGGCGACCTGGCGAATCTTGATGTAGCCGCACGAGTCCAGGCGCCCTGTTTACTGGTAGCTGACATTGACCGGGGCGGAATGTTCGCTTCTGTCTACGGAACCCTGATGCTTATGACACCGCAGGAACGACGCCTGATTCGGGGCATTATCCTCAATCGGCTGCGAGGCCAGAGCGATTCCTTTGCACAGGTTCGTCAGAGTCTGGAGGAGATTATCGGACTGCCCGTTGTCGGCATGCTGCCTTACGCTGCCATCGCGCTGGAGGATGAAGATTCCCTGATTGACGCCGCAACGGGCGAAAAAGGGGTTCAGACCCATGAGGCGATGGATCAGGAGTTTGACCGGCTGGCTGACCTGTTCCGGGAACATCTGGATCTTGAAGCGATTCGCCGGATTATAGAGGAGGGCGTAGTTTGA
- a CDS encoding lytic transglycosylase domain-containing protein — MAGKMKKSSSRRIVELSILFLIGTWLLIAALRAGSEMAVPYAYDDLIDTYAEKYDLDKSLVAAVIYQESRFRPQVVSRTGATGLMQIMPDTGKWVAQQLEVPFDPNRLKEPEYNIRMGTYYLSYLMDKYQEDEQLVLAAYNAGPGNVDSWLKNSRYSKSGRLTQIPFRETREYVPNVMKMKGVYRSLYAGKFRQP, encoded by the coding sequence ATGGCCGGTAAGATGAAAAAAAGTTCCAGCAGGAGGATTGTTGAGCTGAGCATTCTGTTTCTGATCGGAACCTGGCTGCTCATCGCCGCTCTGAGAGCTGGATCAGAAATGGCGGTGCCATACGCCTATGATGACCTGATTGATACTTATGCTGAAAAATACGACCTGGACAAGTCTCTGGTGGCTGCTGTTATTTATCAGGAATCCCGTTTCCGGCCTCAGGTTGTCAGCCGAACCGGTGCCACCGGGCTCATGCAGATTATGCCGGATACCGGAAAATGGGTTGCCCAGCAGCTGGAAGTGCCATTTGATCCGAACCGGCTGAAAGAACCGGAGTACAACATTCGGATGGGCACATACTACCTGTCCTATCTCATGGATAAATACCAGGAAGATGAACAGCTGGTTCTTGCGGCCTACAACGCGGGCCCGGGCAATGTGGACAGCTGGCTGAAAAACAGCCGCTATTCAAAGTCCGGCCGACTTACGCAGATTCCTTTCCGTGAGACGCGCGAGTACGTACCCAACGTAATGAAGATGAAAGGAGTATACCGGTCCTTGTATGCCGGTAAATTTCGACAGCCATGA
- a CDS encoding DUF2161 family putative PD-(D/E)XK-type phosphodiesterase, with the protein MKRDFLEEDMYDLVRDHFTDLGYRVQGEVKSCDVTALKEDLLIILELKKSLSMELLIQAVKRQRLGDLTYICIPKPKNYKKNRKFQEILYLLKRLSLGLIFCEPDRQFIEVILHPEDYNLERSKKINKKHREQIISEMQARTTSLNKGGSRGRKLMTAYREDAIRLLWICSRRETMAPRDGVKLGIVKTPAILRDNHYGWFHKVERGCYGLTESGHKALADYDQILPELTQDLLLQDQTTQDLPQDQMTQDQTIRDLHPDQTTQEISSRQLSLTKSPEQASAKQTRRTKASKANKG; encoded by the coding sequence ATGAAACGAGATTTTCTGGAGGAGGATATGTATGACCTGGTCCGGGACCATTTCACGGACCTGGGCTACCGTGTCCAGGGTGAGGTGAAATCCTGTGATGTCACGGCTTTGAAAGAGGACCTGCTCATTATTCTGGAACTGAAAAAAAGTCTGTCCATGGAACTTCTGATTCAGGCTGTGAAACGCCAGCGGCTGGGGGATCTGACCTACATCTGCATTCCTAAGCCAAAGAACTATAAGAAAAACCGCAAATTTCAGGAGATCCTCTATCTGCTGAAGCGCTTGAGTCTTGGTTTGATATTCTGCGAGCCGGATCGTCAATTTATCGAAGTAATCCTGCATCCGGAGGATTATAACCTGGAACGATCAAAAAAGATCAATAAAAAGCACCGGGAACAGATCATCAGTGAAATGCAGGCGCGAACGACCAGTCTGAATAAAGGCGGATCCCGCGGGCGCAAGCTGATGACGGCATACCGGGAAGATGCCATCCGGTTATTATGGATCTGCTCCCGGCGAGAAACCATGGCTCCGCGAGACGGAGTGAAACTAGGCATCGTTAAGACGCCGGCGATTCTAAGGGACAATCATTACGGCTGGTTTCATAAAGTGGAACGAGGCTGTTATGGCTTGACAGAGTCCGGTCACAAGGCACTGGCAGATTATGATCAGATCCTGCCTGAACTGACTCAGGACCTGCTGCTTCAGGATCAGACGACTCAGGACCTGCCGCAGGATCAGATGACTCAGGATCAGACCATTCGGGACCTGCATCCGGATCAGACGACACAGGAAATCAGTTCGCGACAGCTGTCCTTGACGAAGTCGCCAGAGCAGGCGAGCGCAAAGCAAACCAGACGGACCAAAGCAAGCAAAGCCAACAAAGGTTAA
- a CDS encoding diphthine--ammonia ligase yields MKFALSYSGGKDSVLALKKALDLGHEPAALLTTFDEAKGNSHFHRIPRELLVQAAAALNIPLRLIITEGERYTADFELALTRLKQEGVSMVVFGDIDIDEHRSWCTQRCENTGLEAFFPLWQIPRHEVVSEFIDTGFQALITALDTQRLDASFLGRVLSHEVIKTMAVQGVDVCGEAGEFHTFVVGGPLFQVPVRWRSQEPIASGHHLFLPLISQGE; encoded by the coding sequence TTGAAGTTCGCACTCTCCTACAGCGGAGGCAAAGACTCCGTCCTTGCCCTGAAAAAAGCTCTGGATCTGGGTCATGAGCCCGCAGCCCTTCTGACCACCTTTGATGAGGCCAAGGGCAATTCGCACTTTCACCGGATTCCAAGGGAACTGCTGGTTCAGGCAGCAGCAGCATTAAACATTCCGCTCCGACTCATCATAACCGAAGGGGAGCGGTACACCGCAGATTTTGAATTGGCCTTGACCAGGTTGAAACAGGAAGGCGTGAGCATGGTTGTCTTCGGCGACATTGACATTGACGAGCACAGGTCCTGGTGTACACAGCGCTGTGAAAACACCGGACTGGAAGCGTTCTTTCCCTTGTGGCAGATCCCGCGGCATGAGGTAGTCAGCGAGTTCATCGATACGGGCTTTCAGGCTCTGATTACAGCTTTGGATACACAACGGTTGGATGCTTCCTTTTTGGGGCGGGTTCTGTCTCATGAAGTGATTAAAACCATGGCGGTTCAGGGAGTCGATGTCTGCGGCGAAGCCGGAGAATTCCATACTTTCGTTGTGGGCGGTCCGCTGTTTCAAGTTCCGGTGCGCTGGCGGTCCCAGGAGCCCATCGCTTCGGGTCATCATCTGTTTCTGCCTCTGATCAGTCAGGGCGAGTAA
- the polA gene encoding DNA polymerase I, whose amino-acid sequence MEKLLIIDSNSIMNRAYFALPPMVTQDGLHTNAIYGYINMLQKIREELNPDFIVATFDRKAPTFRHQQYDNYKAGRKGMDDELAQQLAPMKEILTAMSISILEIDGYEADDLIGTLSLEAEKHGIESYIMTGDKDNLQLASDLTRVIITKKGITEKEVYDGKRFREEFGITPTQFIDVKGLMGDKSDNIPGVPGIGEKTAMQLVRDYGSIEGVYEHLDAITKPKQKQNLLEYREDAFFSKKLATILREVPIEINLEELRDQNGYNEERLRELYLRFQFRTLLNRLGKSSAGTAGQVTQPAVAPAGAVAETKGGLETKAEPAPVGALAALSDFRVAADAAGLASLEAQLRLKGDEPLLLSFLYQEDAMLSRREINVIYAVCGDLNLVLDFPSLRWDQAAMEILRRILEDHRIRKLGYNVKNAYTICKKHGIRFDRVEFDVLMAAYILEPVRGQYSLKDLISTYLFKEVEGEGHAFELAKTRELKELSQILAREIQTAGADKLLYEVELPLTNILSDLEIEGFRIDRDLLDEAGRKMQGEIARIQAEIYEAAGEEFNISSPKQLGVILFEKLDLPHGKKTKTGYSTNQAVLDTLVDKHPIIEKVMYYRQITKLYSTYVEGLRNAIDEDGRIHSNFQQTLAVTGRLSSTEPNLQNIPIRYEMGRELRKAFIPHDENCLIFASDYSQIELRVLAHLSDDASMQQAFASGVDIHTKTAAEVFGKTTEEVTSKDRSNAKAVNFGIIYGIGDFALSQGLGISRAEARTYIDMYYDRYPRIRDYFEGVKREAREKGYVTTIMGRRRQIPEINASNKVVQALGVRLAMNSPIQGSAADIIKAAMVKVYDALRQHGLKSRMILQVHDEIIINMHKDEEAIVRELVADAMAHAMDLKVELKSDQNTGGNWYEAK is encoded by the coding sequence ATGGAAAAATTACTGATTATCGATTCCAATTCGATTATGAACCGGGCGTACTTTGCCCTGCCGCCCATGGTGACGCAGGACGGACTGCATACAAACGCCATTTACGGATATATCAATATGCTGCAAAAGATCCGGGAGGAACTGAATCCGGACTTTATTGTGGCGACCTTCGACCGCAAGGCACCCACCTTCCGCCATCAGCAATATGACAATTACAAAGCCGGCCGCAAGGGCATGGATGATGAACTGGCTCAGCAGCTGGCTCCCATGAAGGAAATACTGACCGCCATGAGCATTTCGATTCTGGAGATTGATGGCTATGAAGCCGATGACCTCATCGGCACCCTGAGCCTGGAAGCGGAAAAGCATGGGATTGAATCATATATTATGACTGGGGACAAGGACAACCTTCAGCTGGCCTCAGACTTGACCCGGGTCATCATTACCAAAAAAGGAATTACGGAAAAAGAAGTGTATGACGGAAAGCGGTTCCGGGAGGAATTTGGCATTACACCCACTCAGTTCATTGACGTCAAAGGACTGATGGGAGATAAATCCGATAATATCCCCGGCGTGCCGGGCATCGGAGAAAAGACCGCGATGCAGCTGGTTCGGGATTATGGCTCGATTGAGGGCGTATACGAACACCTGGACGCCATCACCAAACCGAAACAGAAGCAGAATCTCCTGGAGTATCGCGAAGATGCCTTCTTCTCAAAAAAACTGGCCACTATTTTGCGGGAAGTTCCCATTGAGATCAACTTGGAAGAGCTGAGGGACCAGAACGGATACAATGAGGAGAGACTCCGGGAGCTGTATCTTCGGTTCCAGTTCCGCACATTGCTCAATCGTCTGGGGAAAAGTTCGGCAGGGACTGCAGGTCAGGTCACCCAACCGGCCGTCGCCCCGGCCGGGGCCGTGGCAGAGACCAAGGGCGGTCTGGAAACAAAGGCTGAACCGGCACCTGTCGGTGCTCTGGCTGCTTTGTCAGACTTCCGGGTGGCAGCGGATGCCGCCGGACTGGCTTCGTTGGAAGCGCAGCTGAGGCTCAAAGGGGACGAACCGCTCCTGTTGTCCTTCCTGTACCAGGAGGATGCCATGCTGTCCCGACGAGAAATCAACGTGATATATGCGGTTTGCGGTGATCTGAATCTGGTATTGGATTTTCCGAGCCTGCGGTGGGATCAGGCAGCCATGGAGATCCTCCGACGCATCCTGGAAGACCACAGGATCCGGAAGCTGGGCTACAACGTCAAAAACGCCTATACCATCTGCAAGAAGCATGGCATCCGGTTTGATCGGGTGGAATTTGATGTGCTGATGGCAGCCTACATTCTCGAGCCCGTCCGGGGACAGTACAGCCTGAAGGATCTTATTTCGACCTACCTCTTCAAGGAAGTGGAAGGGGAAGGCCATGCCTTTGAACTGGCCAAGACGCGGGAGCTGAAGGAACTGAGCCAGATCCTGGCCCGAGAAATTCAAACCGCCGGAGCGGACAAGCTTTTATACGAAGTGGAGCTGCCCCTGACCAATATCCTTTCGGATCTGGAGATCGAAGGATTCCGGATTGACCGTGATTTACTGGATGAGGCCGGCCGGAAAATGCAGGGGGAAATCGCCCGGATTCAGGCGGAGATCTATGAGGCTGCCGGAGAAGAATTCAATATCTCTTCCCCCAAGCAGCTGGGCGTGATTCTGTTTGAAAAGCTGGATCTGCCTCACGGCAAGAAAACAAAAACCGGGTATTCCACCAATCAGGCGGTCCTGGACACTTTGGTCGACAAACACCCCATCATTGAAAAGGTCATGTATTACCGGCAGATTACCAAACTGTACTCGACCTATGTCGAGGGATTGCGCAATGCAATCGATGAAGACGGCCGAATCCATTCCAACTTTCAGCAGACGCTGGCGGTGACAGGCCGACTGTCCTCCACCGAACCGAATCTGCAGAATATTCCGATTCGATACGAAATGGGCCGCGAACTGCGCAAAGCCTTTATCCCGCATGATGAGAACTGCCTGATCTTCGCCTCGGATTACTCGCAGATTGAGCTGCGCGTGCTGGCACACCTGTCGGATGATGCCTCCATGCAGCAGGCATTTGCCTCCGGAGTCGACATTCATACCAAGACTGCGGCGGAGGTGTTTGGCAAGACGACGGAAGAGGTAACGTCAAAGGATCGGTCCAACGCCAAGGCGGTGAACTTCGGCATCATTTACGGAATCGGCGATTTTGCTTTGTCTCAGGGACTGGGCATCAGTCGGGCCGAAGCCAGAACTTACATTGACATGTATTATGACCGGTATCCAAGAATCCGGGATTACTTTGAAGGGGTCAAGCGCGAAGCCCGGGAAAAGGGCTATGTCACGACAATCATGGGTCGTCGCCGCCAGATACCTGAAATCAATGCTTCCAATAAGGTGGTGCAGGCACTGGGCGTGCGTCTGGCCATGAATTCGCCGATCCAGGGATCTGCAGCAGACATCATCAAAGCCGCCATGGTAAAAGTGTATGACGCTCTGCGCCAGCATGGACTGAAGTCGCGGATGATTCTGCAGGTACATGATGAAATCATCATCAACATGCATAAGGATGAAGAAGCCATTGTCAGAGAGCTGGTGGCAGATGCCATGGCTCATGCCATGGATCTGAAGGTGGAGCTGAAATCTGATCAGAATACAGGAGGAAACTGGTATGAGGCAAAATAA
- a CDS encoding cysteine-rich small domain-containing protein, giving the protein MKNNYKFFSNVECEYFPCHGTDKPEEFNCLFCYCPLYLLGRDCGGNYQYVGPNGTIKDCSNCTLPHHPAYYDIILQRLREASQKQSKKTE; this is encoded by the coding sequence ATGAAAAACAATTACAAATTTTTCAGCAACGTAGAATGTGAGTACTTTCCCTGTCATGGGACGGACAAGCCGGAGGAGTTCAACTGTCTGTTCTGCTATTGCCCGCTCTACCTGCTGGGACGCGACTGCGGCGGAAATTATCAGTACGTCGGGCCAAACGGCACAATCAAGGACTGCTCCAACTGCACTCTGCCGCATCATCCGGCCTACTATGACATCATTCTGCAGCGTCTGCGGGAGGCTTCTCAAAAACAGAGTAAAAAAACTGAATAA
- the coaE gene encoding dephospho-CoA kinase (Dephospho-CoA kinase (CoaE) performs the final step in coenzyme A biosynthesis.), whose product MRQNKLIRIGVTGGMGAGKSTVAGYLEEAGLLVIDADMVSRDVMELYPEVHDYIRKTYGEEYFLPNGDLDRRRFGRRVFPDPQALAEYEAVIMPFIVGEIKERFDYIDDATEDEYAVLDAPLLFAVRDFDVFDISITVEMPRELQIERAMERDSLTRTEVEDRLNRQMSREQREALADYVIINDGSLEELKDKTLAVFELIKQRGMNGR is encoded by the coding sequence ATGAGGCAAAATAAACTGATCCGCATCGGAGTGACGGGCGGCATGGGCGCAGGAAAGAGCACTGTCGCCGGCTATCTGGAGGAAGCCGGACTGCTGGTGATCGATGCAGACATGGTATCCCGCGATGTGATGGAATTATATCCCGAAGTTCATGATTACATTCGAAAGACCTACGGCGAAGAGTATTTCCTTCCCAACGGCGACCTGGATCGCCGCAGGTTCGGCCGGCGGGTGTTTCCCGATCCTCAGGCACTGGCTGAATATGAGGCGGTGATCATGCCGTTTATCGTAGGTGAAATCAAGGAACGGTTTGATTACATTGACGATGCTACCGAGGATGAATATGCCGTGCTGGACGCTCCGCTGCTGTTTGCGGTAAGGGACTTCGATGTGTTTGATATTTCAATCACGGTGGAGATGCCCCGGGAGCTTCAGATCGAGCGCGCCATGGAACGTGACAGCCTGACCCGCACTGAAGTGGAAGACCGGCTGAACCGCCAGATGTCCAGGGAACAAAGAGAAGCCCTGGCTGACTATGTCATCATCAACGACGGCAGCCTGGAGGAATTAAAAGATAAAACGCTGGCCGTCTTTGAACTGATTAAGCAACGGGGGATGAATGGCCGGTAA